One segment of Mycolicibacterium sp. YH-1 DNA contains the following:
- a CDS encoding esterase family protein — protein MRLFSVLFRAMCALTLALGLWTVTPQTASAAAVENLMVPSAAMGRDIPVSFMAGGPHAVYLLDAFNAAPDVSNWVTAGNAMNTLAGKGISVVAPAGGAWSMYTNWEADGSKQWETFLSAELPDWLAANKGLAPGGHGIVGASQGGTAAMTMAAFHPDRFRYAGSMSGFMTPSATQLNGAITAGLAQFGGVNTQAMWGAAQLGRWKWHDPDVHIQLLKDNNTRIWVFSPATLTCSDPAAMIGYCDQAQGSNRTFYQHYRSVGGSNGHFDFPTGGQHDWGTWAPQLAALSGELTATIK, from the coding sequence ATGAGGCTGTTTTCGGTGCTGTTCCGCGCGATGTGCGCGTTGACGCTGGCCCTGGGGCTTTGGACCGTGACCCCGCAGACCGCGAGCGCCGCCGCCGTCGAGAACTTGATGGTGCCGTCCGCGGCGATGGGCCGCGACATCCCGGTGTCGTTCATGGCGGGCGGGCCGCACGCGGTCTACCTGCTCGATGCGTTCAACGCCGCACCCGACGTCAGCAACTGGGTGACGGCGGGCAACGCGATGAACACGCTCGCGGGCAAGGGCATCTCGGTGGTCGCCCCCGCCGGTGGCGCCTGGAGCATGTACACCAACTGGGAGGCCGACGGCAGCAAGCAGTGGGAGACGTTCCTGTCCGCCGAGCTGCCGGACTGGCTGGCCGCCAACAAGGGGCTGGCGCCCGGTGGGCACGGCATCGTGGGCGCCTCGCAGGGCGGGACCGCCGCGATGACGATGGCCGCATTCCACCCCGACCGGTTCCGCTACGCGGGCTCGATGTCGGGTTTCATGACCCCGTCGGCCACACAGCTGAATGGCGCGATCACCGCTGGCCTGGCCCAGTTCGGCGGCGTTAATACCCAAGCCATGTGGGGTGCGGCACAGTTGGGCCGCTGGAAGTGGCACGACCCGGACGTCCACATCCAGCTGTTGAAGGACAACAACACCCGGATCTGGGTCTTCAGCCCCGCGACGCTGACGTGTAGCGACCCGGCCGCGATGATCGGCTACTGCGATCAGGCCCAGGGCAGCAATCGCACGTTCTACCAGCACTATCGCTCGGTCGGCGGCAGTAACGGGCACTTCGACTTCCCGACAGGCGGGCAGCACGACTGGGGTACCTGGGCGCCGCAGCTCGCGGCGCTGTCGGGCGAGCTGACCGCCACGATCAAGTAG
- the fadD32 gene encoding long-chain-fatty-acid--AMP ligase FadD32 translates to MGFHNPFLKDGQIKIPDNGSLVKHVEKWAKVRGNKVAYRFLDFSTEREGLERELNWSDFGARNRAIGARLQQVTEPGDRVAILCPQNLDYMVAFFGTLYSGRIAVPLFDPNEPGHVGRLHAVLDDCQPSAILTTTAAAEGVRKFFRSRPAKDRPRVIAVDAVPDEVGVTWEPVAVHLDTIAYLQYTSGSTRIPTGVQITHLNLATNVIQVIDALDGDEGDRGVTWLPFFHDMGLITALVAPMIGHYVTFMTPAAFVRRPGRWIREMARKPDDTGGVISVAPNFAFDHAAARGVPKDGEEPLDLSNVKAVLNGSEPISAATVRRFNEAFAPYGFAPKAIKPSYGLAEATLFVSTTPAGDPPKIVYVDRDALNQHRFVEVPEDAPSAVAQASAGKVGIAEWAVIVDAESATELADGQIGEIWISGQNMGTGYWGKPEETVATFQNILKSRSTPSHAEGATDDATWVATGDYGAFYDGELYITGRVKDLVIIDGRNHYPQDLEYSAQEATKALRVGYVAAFSVPANQLPDVVFDNAHAGLKRDPQDTSEQLVIVGERAAGAHKLDQAPVIDDIRAAIAVRHGVTVRDVLLTSAGAIPRTSSGKIGRRACRAAYLDGSLRNGKIANDFPDATD, encoded by the coding sequence ATGGGATTCCACAACCCGTTCCTCAAGGACGGTCAGATCAAGATTCCCGACAATGGCAGCCTGGTCAAGCACGTCGAGAAGTGGGCGAAGGTGCGCGGCAACAAGGTCGCCTACCGGTTCCTGGACTTCTCCACCGAACGCGAGGGTCTCGAACGCGAGCTGAACTGGTCTGACTTCGGTGCCCGCAACCGGGCCATCGGTGCCCGGCTGCAGCAGGTCACCGAGCCCGGCGACCGCGTCGCGATCCTCTGCCCGCAGAACCTCGACTACATGGTCGCGTTCTTCGGGACCCTGTACTCGGGCCGCATCGCCGTGCCGCTGTTCGACCCCAACGAGCCCGGTCACGTCGGACGGCTGCACGCCGTGCTCGACGACTGCCAGCCGTCGGCGATCCTGACCACCACAGCCGCCGCGGAGGGTGTGCGCAAGTTCTTCCGCAGCAGGCCGGCCAAGGACCGCCCCCGTGTCATCGCGGTCGACGCCGTGCCCGACGAGGTCGGCGTCACCTGGGAGCCGGTGGCCGTTCATCTCGACACCATCGCCTACCTGCAGTACACGTCGGGCTCGACCCGCATCCCCACGGGTGTGCAGATCACCCACCTGAACCTGGCGACCAACGTCATTCAGGTGATCGACGCGCTCGACGGTGACGAAGGCGACCGCGGGGTCACCTGGCTGCCGTTCTTCCACGACATGGGCCTCATCACCGCGCTGGTCGCCCCGATGATCGGGCACTACGTCACCTTCATGACCCCCGCGGCGTTCGTCCGGCGGCCGGGCCGCTGGATCCGCGAGATGGCGCGCAAGCCCGATGACACCGGTGGCGTCATCTCGGTGGCCCCCAACTTCGCCTTCGACCACGCCGCGGCACGCGGAGTCCCCAAGGACGGTGAGGAACCGCTGGACCTGTCCAACGTCAAGGCGGTCCTCAACGGCAGCGAGCCGATCTCGGCGGCGACGGTGCGCAGGTTCAACGAGGCCTTCGCGCCGTATGGTTTCGCGCCCAAGGCGATCAAGCCGTCCTACGGTTTGGCCGAGGCGACGCTCTTCGTCTCGACCACCCCCGCCGGCGATCCGCCGAAGATCGTCTACGTGGACCGTGACGCGCTCAACCAGCACCGGTTCGTCGAGGTGCCCGAGGACGCGCCCAGCGCGGTCGCCCAGGCATCGGCGGGCAAGGTCGGTATCGCCGAGTGGGCCGTCATCGTCGACGCCGAGTCGGCCACGGAGCTGGCCGACGGCCAGATCGGTGAGATCTGGATCAGCGGACAGAACATGGGCACCGGCTACTGGGGCAAGCCCGAGGAGACGGTCGCCACCTTCCAGAACATCCTGAAGTCGCGCAGCACCCCGTCACACGCTGAGGGTGCGACCGATGACGCGACGTGGGTGGCGACGGGCGACTACGGCGCCTTCTACGACGGCGAGCTCTACATCACCGGTCGTGTGAAGGATCTCGTCATCATCGACGGCCGCAACCACTACCCGCAGGATCTGGAGTACTCCGCGCAGGAGGCCACCAAGGCCCTGCGCGTCGGCTACGTGGCCGCATTCTCGGTGCCGGCCAACCAGCTGCCCGACGTGGTGTTCGACAATGCGCATGCAGGTCTCAAGCGCGATCCGCAGGACACCTCCGAGCAGTTGGTCATCGTCGGGGAGCGGGCCGCCGGCGCGCACAAGCTCGACCAGGCCCCCGTCATCGACGACATCCGTGCGGCGATCGCTGTGCGCCACGGCGTCACCGTGCGCGACGTGCTGTTGACCTCGGCGGGAGCGATTCCTCGTACCTCAAGCGGCAAGATCGGCAGACGCGCCTGCCGCGCGGCATACCTTGACGGCAGTCTGCGCAACGGGAAGATCGCCAACGACTTCCCGGATGCCACCGACTGA
- a CDS encoding esterase family protein, with protein sequence MIVATAGVLVLPAAAVFAGGVATVATAPTAHAFSRAGLPVEYLDVYSTAMGRNIRVQFQPAYAPVEPVAPEAADPSAGPDGAPAVTPAPVPHGSGIQPPVAAAPSPAVYLLDGLRAQDDFNGWDINTPAFEWFNDSGVATVMPVGGQSSFYTDWYSPSSFNNQTYTYKWETFLTQELPMWLASNKQVSMTGNAIVGLSMAGGAALTLAAYHPAQFKFASSLSGFLNPSTLFMKQAIRVAMLDAGGFNVDNMWGPPWDSAWKRNDPVLQVDRLVANRTRLWIYCAPGGGPLDENVDPGQSFNANSLESLAINSNKRFQEKYDKAGGTNATFVFPSEGNHSWSYWGAQLQAMKPDLIATLNG encoded by the coding sequence ATGATCGTGGCGACGGCCGGGGTGCTGGTGTTGCCCGCCGCGGCGGTTTTCGCCGGTGGTGTGGCCACTGTTGCCACCGCGCCGACAGCGCACGCCTTCTCGCGCGCCGGGCTGCCGGTGGAGTACCTCGACGTGTACTCGACGGCGATGGGCCGCAATATCCGTGTCCAGTTCCAGCCCGCGTACGCCCCTGTCGAACCCGTCGCCCCCGAGGCGGCAGATCCGAGCGCGGGACCCGACGGCGCACCTGCCGTGACACCCGCCCCCGTCCCGCACGGCAGCGGCATCCAGCCACCCGTCGCGGCGGCCCCGAGCCCGGCCGTCTACCTCCTCGACGGTCTGCGGGCGCAGGACGATTTCAACGGATGGGACATCAACACCCCGGCGTTCGAGTGGTTCAACGACTCGGGCGTCGCGACGGTCATGCCCGTCGGCGGGCAGTCGAGCTTCTACACCGACTGGTACTCACCGTCGAGTTTCAACAACCAGACCTACACCTACAAGTGGGAGACCTTCCTCACCCAGGAACTGCCGATGTGGTTGGCCTCCAACAAGCAGGTGTCCATGACGGGTAACGCCATCGTCGGACTGTCGATGGCCGGTGGAGCCGCGCTGACATTGGCGGCGTACCACCCGGCGCAGTTCAAGTTCGCCTCGTCGCTGTCCGGATTCCTCAACCCCTCGACACTGTTCATGAAGCAGGCGATTCGCGTCGCGATGCTCGATGCCGGCGGCTTCAACGTCGACAACATGTGGGGCCCGCCATGGGATTCGGCGTGGAAGCGCAACGACCCTGTGTTGCAGGTGGACCGGCTCGTCGCCAACCGCACCCGGTTGTGGATCTACTGCGCGCCGGGTGGCGGCCCGCTCGACGAGAACGTCGATCCCGGCCAGTCGTTCAACGCCAACAGCTTGGAATCGCTTGCGATCAACAGCAACAAGCGATTTCAGGAGAAGTACGACAAGGCGGGTGGCACCAACGCCACCTTCGTGTTCCCGTCAGAGGGGAACCACTCCTGGTCGTACTGGGGTGCGCAACTGCAGGCGATGAAGCCCGATCTGATCGCCACGCTAAACGGCTGA
- a CDS encoding esterase family protein, with the protein MSFVSKLVRRLAVAGAAAALLPGLVGALGSSATAGAFSRPGLPVEYLMVPSAAMDKDIKIQFQSGGPDSPAVYLLDGLRAQDDFNGWDINTPAFEWYYNSGLSVVMPVGGQSSFYSDWYQPACNKAGVCQTYKWETFLTQELPAYLAANHQVRRNGSAAVGLSMAGSAALTLAIHHPAQFPYAASLSGFLNLSEGWWPMLVGISMGDAGGYKADAMWGPSSDPAWKRNDPMVNISTLVANNTRIWIYCGDGTPTDLDAGTSTGNLFNGKFLEGFTLRTNKTFQENYIAAGGTNGVFNFPQNGTHAWNYWGSQLQQMKPDIQRVLGATPQA; encoded by the coding sequence ATGAGTTTTGTTTCGAAGTTGGTGCGCCGCTTGGCGGTTGCGGGCGCGGCAGCTGCGCTGCTGCCCGGACTCGTTGGCGCGCTCGGCAGCTCGGCGACTGCGGGAGCGTTCTCGCGACCGGGTCTGCCCGTCGAGTACCTGATGGTGCCGTCTGCGGCTATGGACAAGGACATCAAGATCCAGTTCCAGAGTGGCGGACCGGATTCGCCTGCCGTTTACCTCCTCGACGGTCTGCGTGCACAGGACGACTTCAACGGCTGGGACATCAACACCCCGGCGTTCGAGTGGTACTACAACTCGGGTCTGTCGGTCGTCATGCCCGTCGGCGGTCAGTCCAGCTTCTACAGCGACTGGTACCAGCCGGCATGCAATAAGGCCGGTGTCTGCCAGACCTACAAGTGGGAGACGTTCCTGACTCAGGAGCTGCCCGCTTACCTCGCCGCCAATCACCAGGTGCGTCGAAACGGCAGCGCGGCGGTCGGTCTGTCGATGGCCGGTTCGGCGGCGCTGACGCTGGCGATCCACCATCCGGCGCAATTCCCGTACGCGGCATCGCTGTCGGGCTTCCTGAACCTCTCCGAGGGCTGGTGGCCAATGTTGGTCGGCATCTCCATGGGTGATGCGGGTGGCTACAAGGCCGACGCCATGTGGGGACCGTCGAGCGATCCGGCGTGGAAGCGCAACGACCCGATGGTCAACATCTCGACGCTCGTCGCGAACAACACCCGCATCTGGATCTACTGCGGTGACGGCACCCCGACCGACCTCGACGCCGGCACCAGCACGGGCAACCTGTTCAACGGGAAGTTCCTCGAGGGCTTCACGTTGCGAACTAACAAGACGTTCCAGGAGAACTACATCGCGGCCGGGGGGACGAACGGAGTGTTCAACTTCCCGCAGAACGGGACACACGCCTGGAACTACTGGGGTTCGCAGTTGCAGCAAATGAAGCCTGACATCCAGCGGGTGCTGGGCGCGACGCCGCAGGCCTGA
- a CDS encoding DUF732 domain-containing protein — MPSRRSLTPLTLSMMVAVAAVSVSACEVSDNVITSIGMATSATVESPSDVPGMDPPPRGLAGGPLGAMDVTPKQRSYLDALASAGVAPSSELLALSIGAYVCQAHAASQSDQAVWDFVLPMVRDDVRDSHPSSEALPAGQVNSVTADYIRIATERLC, encoded by the coding sequence GTGCCGTCCCGCCGTTCGCTGACCCCATTGACGTTGTCGATGATGGTTGCGGTCGCCGCCGTCTCGGTGAGCGCGTGCGAAGTGAGTGACAACGTCATCACGAGTATCGGAATGGCCACGTCCGCGACCGTGGAATCACCATCGGACGTGCCAGGCATGGACCCGCCCCCCAGGGGGCTCGCAGGCGGACCGCTTGGGGCGATGGATGTCACCCCCAAGCAGCGCAGTTACCTCGACGCGCTGGCTTCAGCTGGCGTCGCCCCTTCCAGCGAGCTGCTGGCGCTGAGCATCGGCGCCTATGTCTGTCAGGCCCACGCAGCGAGCCAGAGCGATCAGGCGGTGTGGGACTTCGTCCTGCCGATGGTGCGTGATGACGTGCGCGACTCCCATCCGAGTTCGGAGGCACTGCCCGCCGGGCAGGTCAACTCCGTGACCGCCGACTACATTCGCATCGCCACCGAACGACTCTGCTAG
- a CDS encoding cutinase family protein, with amino-acid sequence MATKRANRRHRILALAAAVAVAVLVTVVVAAVVVWLRQPATPPSATPPSAIPPTSSGPAPSKPRPEFQDASCPDVQLISVPGTWESSPQMDPLNPVQFPIALLLNVTNPLRDAFGTDRLAQYTVPYTAQFHNPFAADKQMSYNDSRAEGTAATVKAMKDINERCPLTSFVLVGFSQGAIIAGDIASDIGNGRGPVDQDLVLGVTLIADGRRQDSVGKDVGPNPPGQGAEITLAEVPMLKQLGLEMTGPRPGGFGWLNDRTNEICAAGDLICAAPQGAFSITNLPKTLEVLSGGAGQPVHALYNTPDFWVLDGQTSTQWTQNWARGLIENAPHPKHG; translated from the coding sequence ATGGCCACCAAACGCGCCAACAGGCGCCACCGCATCCTCGCCCTGGCCGCCGCAGTCGCGGTCGCCGTGCTGGTCACGGTGGTTGTCGCCGCTGTGGTGGTGTGGCTGCGCCAGCCCGCCACCCCGCCATCGGCCACCCCGCCGAGCGCCATTCCTCCTACGAGCAGTGGGCCGGCGCCGTCCAAGCCGCGGCCGGAGTTCCAGGACGCGAGCTGTCCTGACGTCCAACTGATCTCGGTTCCCGGCACGTGGGAGTCCTCACCGCAGATGGACCCGCTCAACCCGGTGCAGTTCCCCATCGCGCTGCTTCTGAACGTGACCAACCCGCTGCGCGACGCTTTCGGCACCGACCGCCTGGCGCAGTACACGGTTCCCTACACCGCGCAGTTCCACAATCCGTTCGCCGCCGACAAGCAGATGTCCTACAACGACAGTCGGGCCGAGGGCACGGCCGCGACGGTCAAGGCGATGAAGGACATCAACGAGCGCTGCCCGCTGACCAGTTTCGTGTTGGTGGGCTTCTCTCAGGGCGCCATCATCGCCGGTGACATCGCCAGCGACATCGGCAACGGGCGCGGGCCCGTCGACCAGGATCTGGTGCTCGGCGTGACGCTGATCGCCGACGGCCGTCGGCAGGACAGCGTCGGCAAGGACGTCGGGCCCAACCCGCCGGGTCAGGGCGCGGAGATCACGCTCGCCGAGGTGCCGATGCTCAAACAGCTCGGTCTGGAGATGACCGGCCCGCGGCCTGGCGGCTTCGGGTGGCTCAACGACCGCACCAATGAGATCTGCGCGGCGGGTGATCTGATCTGTGCCGCACCCCAGGGTGCGTTCTCCATCACCAACCTGCCGAAGACGCTGGAGGTGCTGTCCGGTGGCGCCGGTCAACCGGTGCACGCCCTCTACAACACGCCGGACTTCTGGGTGCTCGACGGCCAGACCTCCACGCAGTGGACGCAGAACTGGGCGAGGGGGCTGATTGAGAATGCTCCGCACCCGAAGCACGGATGA